The genomic window TGATCGAGAGCTGGCATCGGGTGGAAATGACAATCAGGTGCTGTTCTTGTACTCTGAATGATCACAAACTAATACTTGTTGCAATGAATTGACGGCTTCTGGTCGAAATGTCTGCAGCTATTAGTATGGAACCAGCACTCTCAGCAGCCAGTTTTGAAACTCATAGAGCATACAGCTGCAGTCAAAGCCATCGCCTGGTCACCGCATCAGCACGGCCTTCTTGCGTCCGGAGGTGGAACTGCAGATCGATGCATCCGTTTCTGGAACACAGTGAACAGTAATATGCTGAATTTTGTAGACACTGGAAGTCAGGTGATGCATTGAATTGCAACAGTCTTTCAATGTCAATTAAATTTGCAGTTTTGATAGTTCTCAGAAACCATTTTTATGCAGGTCTGTAATCTAGCATGGAGTAAGAATGTAAATGAGCTAGTCAGCACTCATGGGTATTCCCAGAATCAGATTATGGTATGGAAATATCCGTCCATGAGCAAGGTATCAGTTCCTGATTGTATTCTCTTAATTTTACATAATGCATTTCAGATAACATAAATAACAGATACgcttaaattttgaataaatttctAGCATCACTGAACTTGATGATATGAAAACAGATAACTACACTGACCGGTCACACTCTCCGGGTACTCTACCTCGCCGTTTCGCCAGATGGACAGGTTCAAAACGGACTCTCAGTAATCACTGATCTTCTTTCACTGTATTTCACGCATAACACTATGTTTATTTTGCAGACAATTGTGACCGGAGCCGGGGACGAGACATTGAGATTTTGGAATGTTTTCCCATCCATGAAAACACCGGTAAGCTTTGACATCAATAAAAGAAGATTATGTTGTTTTTCCCTTCGCATTCTATTCTAATCAAATATTCATCTTACTTGCACAGACCCCTGTCCGAGAGACCGGAGTTTGGTCACTGGGCAGAACCCATATTCGGTGACAAGAACACTTCAACCTTTGTGAAAAAGCTGAAACAATTCTTTCTATTGTTTTGTAAAGGACTAACAAAACAAGAGCGTTAATGCTAAGCCAGAACAAAgccattcaaaaagaaaaaattcattgtattattatttatgatttgaaaaatgtTTTCATCCCACACTCCGTGGAGAGATGTTTTCACTAGTGCAATCAGGATAATCATATGATCATTTCAAGCACACTTCCAATAAAATTCCTACTCATTTGTTGTGCTTACAGAGTCAAACGGCGATTCCAACATCGTCAATTGGCATTCCAGCTACTTTAATAAACCTTGGCATATTAGGTATATCTCTCGAGAACAAGATCTAGTCGCCTTAGGCCTTAACATCGATGCCTTCTTGAAACGAGacttgcaaaattttgaaaatcctGCAATACAATCACGAGTTGAGTACCAATACAATAGTCCAGTAGAAAGctggtgaaaaaaattataccttGTACATCTTCGCTTTCGAGAAGCTTTATAACAAGATTGCCCCCACGCCGGAGAACACCAGCTTCATTTGCATCAGGTTCTCTGTCATCACTATCATCAGCTGAACCAGATAATGAGACCTTGCTGACAGCCAATGAGAGAGCTCGCCTTCCCAATTCAACAGATAAAGCTGCATCTTTGGTGGTGATACCAGAAACAACAGGGCACATGTCCGATAGTATGACAGAAAAGCCCTTCTCCTGAAAATAAAGATTACACATATAATCTTTAATTCACCATACAAcgataaaacaaaatcattcgGATGTCTTTGTTGCAAAATATAATCAGCAGTAACTATATTACAATCATTAGCTTAGTCAGATGAAAGGTCACAAACACAAGTAATACATTCGACATGAGGCACTAGTTCTCACATTTGTTTAAAAAGCCTTCTTTTCATAATAACAAAAAGTAACACTTGAAGTTGAACATCAAACTCAAACTCAAAAGTCCATGGGAGTCATATTCAAAGCAATTTTGACCTCCAAGCAAAAAGGAGATAACTTCCCAATTGGCACAATAATATAGTTGTTTAAGAACAATGTTTATAAAGACCGATATTTTAACTATATAAGTAAtcattaatatgaaaaaaaaaaaataacaacatacaAACCAAAACACAAGTCTCTCATTCATATAAGAAAATTGAACTTTGGTGCAACCCAAgataagataaaaagaaaaactcaattGTCACAAAGAGTCATATTCTAAGCAATTTTTCAATCATTCTAACCTCCAAGTGGTAGAGGAGATAATTTTCCGATTGTTACAATTATATAGATGTTTGAGAACAATGTTTCTCAGGGCCACTTCATTAATatgaaaaaacaacaatataCAAGCAAAACACAAGTTTCacattcatattaaaaaattgtttgaagTCCAGCAAATCCAAGAACAGAGGAAACAACAAACCTGTGGTGAGAGAGCTCGAGCATGATCTTTAAGAAGAGTCATAGCATCAGCACAAACAGTCCTCACTCTTGAGTCACAATGAGAAGAAGGAACCTTCACCTTCTGCTCTGCAAATCACAGCaaacatcaaaagaaaacaatcaaaccTAGTTTGGATTGattgaaaatcaaatcaattgataattttttttttttattcttttcttctattATCTTTCAAAGTTTCAATCCAAACACAGTGAAAAGTTGTTTATCAGAGCAAGGGATGAAGAGACAGACCTTCACATCCACACCAACAACCACTCCTCCCTTCTCCAAAGGACCTAAGCTCTGGCATGCCACCTAAATACATTCAAAGCCACTAAGAAACCAAGAAGAAATTCAAAAAGAAGGCATTTTTCTTGAGGGGAACCTGAAGCCAAGCACCAGGAGCGCATCCAAGATCAAGAACAGAAGCTCCAGGGGTTATAAGCTTGTACTGCTTCTGCATCTCCAGCAACTGCAAAACGAGAAACAAAGCCAGAGTTTGCTTGAAAACCCTCAAAACACTGAAGCAATTGAATCGgaaaaagaaaatgggaaggccaaACAGGGTGACCTTGAAAGCAGAACGAGCGACGTAGCCAAGGCGCTGAGCTTGTCGACAAAAGAAGTCCGGCGATCCCGCGGCGCCGCTCATCGTGACGTCGATGGCCGGAGAAACCCTAattcctaaaccctaaaccagaATGGTGCGCCAAGAAAATCTTCAATAAACCCCCtcaattattttctaattatctTCTCAGtccttttatatatttgtatacttTTACAGTTTACTAcccatgattatatatatatatatatttatttattttttttctatagtttatttacttattatttttccaacaaaaaaattccactcctgataaaatttgaaattaatattttattttaaatttattaattaatttaatatcttGGGCAGAGGGaataattcaatttatttgttAGTAGTTTCTTCCCAGTACTCATATACAGTAGTAATGGATTTGTTAAAAGAAACTCTTCACTTCTAATTACATGATTAGTCCTAAATCACACTGAACTTAACAATGTGATAAGAATCATAGTAAAGAGATAATAAAGTGGCTAATTCATGTGACACATGACtagccaaaaaataaaaaaaagcttgGTTGGATCAAATAGAGTACCAAATACACTGTCTGCTACATTACACAAAGTTTCACAAACAAAAGTAGTATTGATTCATGAGCATGTACAAAATACAACTGCAGAAGAGATACAAATATACAAACCTTAGTAACAACAGTACAAAAATACGGCAAATAAGACATCGGTGAAAATGTGGACGTATCATAAGCCACATCATTAATTCGATCATGCCCAACAGAACGGTAAACAGAGTTAAAACCAAAAACCTACACATAATGTGAAGGCTTCTTCTTGATTCACATTGTGGTTTCTGATTCTGAATTTTGATTTTGCTTCTCAATCAGTGCCTGCACTCTCTGCATTTTCATGGACAACCAAGTTACTGTCAGCAGTGggaatcaataaataaaagaataatcaaAATGTCCATGGTCATTAGAGGGCACATCTGAAGTTATTATTAGAAGTATTTCGGAAAATTAGAGTCCTTATGGATGTTAAAaccatgatatttattttatttttaccttcACAGAACTTCCAACTTGCTCAAGCCTCTGAAGTATATGTTCACTGGTGGATGGCAAAAGGCCATTGTTTCTTAAGAATCTTGTGGCCATCTGCAATTAATCGAAACAGAAACCCAATTAATTTCATCATTAGGATAAAGAAAACGAAATTTCATTTacaaattagatttttattttaatccacgACATATAAAGTGGGACGGGACGTATTGAAAGATAAACTTGGGAAACATAGAGGTGGACATCTTTGATTACATAAAAAAGGACCGATGAAGGGTATATATACGTATGTGTTCAAATAAATATTGGCTGTATAGAAATATTTCAGTATTACCAAAGCACCATGTGGACGTCCAGAATCAAAACTGTGTGTGCCTTCAGTGGCATAGGGTTGCTGACTAAAGCTTTCTCTCCTCATACTTGCAAGGAGTGTCAGAACAGCCTTGATGAAgcaaaatagaatgaatgatttAGACAATTTCAGCTTGATGAACATAGACTACCTCCTATTGTTAGAAATACCTTCCGAAAAGCCCTTGGATTGGCAA from Dioscorea cayenensis subsp. rotundata cultivar TDr96_F1 chromosome 9, TDr96_F1_v2_PseudoChromosome.rev07_lg8_w22 25.fasta, whole genome shotgun sequence includes these protein-coding regions:
- the LOC120268284 gene encoding ribosomal RNA large subunit methyltransferase E; translated protein: MSGAAGSPDFFCRQAQRLGYVARSAFKLLEMQKQYKLITPGASVLDLGCAPGAWLQVACQSLGPLEKGGVVVGVDVKKVKVPSSHCDSRVRTVCADAMTLLKDHARALSPQEKGFSVILSDMCPVVSGITTKDAALSVELGRRALSLAVSKVSLSGSADDSDDREPDANEAGVLRRGGNLVIKLLESEDVQGFSKFCKSRFKKASMLRPKATRSCSREIYLICQGLLK